The Rahnella aceris genome contains the following window.
CCGGATTAATGGAAAGCGATTTATTCGGCCATGAAAAAGGCTCGTTTACCGGGGCTACCGCTCAGCGGATGGGGCGTTTTGAACTGGCTGATAAAGGCACCTTATTTCTCGATGAAGTGGGTGAAATTCCGATTGAACTGCAACCCAAGTTGCTGCGCATTTTGCAGGAGCAGGAGTTCGAGCGTGTCGGCGGCAATAAACTGATTTCGGTGGATGTGCGGATGATCGCTGCGACCAACCGCGACCTGTGCCAGATGGTTGCCGATAAAGAATTCCGCAGTGATTTGTATTACCGGCTGAATGTGTTCCCGATTGTCATCCCGCCGTTGCGTGAGCGACCTGAAGACATTCCGCAACTGGTGAAATTCCTGACCTATAAAATCGCCAAGCGCATGAAACGCACCATCGACAGTATTCCCGCCGAGACCTTGCGTTTATTAAGCCGGATGCCCTGGCCGGGCAATGTGCGTGAACTGGAAAATGTTATTGAACGCGCTGTGCTGCTGACCCGCGGAACGGTGCTGGATTTACAACTTCCTGAGCTGAATTATCCGTTGCCGGTGTCTCAGCCGGAGAGGGTGATGCCCGCGCCTGATACTGCGCCCGCCCCGCATTTGAATGAGGAAGACGAGCGCGAACGTATTCTTCAGGTACTTAAGGAGACCAACGGCGTGGTCGCCGGTCCGCGTGGTGCGGCACAACGTCTGGGGTTAAAACGTACGACGTTGTTGTCGAGAATGAAAAAATTGGGGATTGCCGCGCATTAACCGGGTCAGACTGCTTTTACCGCACCGGACAATGAAATATGGCCGATGCGGTAATGCTGCCCGTCGCCTGCCAGCGGATTTCTCCCCGCCGTAAAATGGATTTTCTTCCAGTTTGTCGTGTCCCAGGCGGTGACGTCGATAAGTCTGTCGCTCACCGTTTGCTCACTGAATGGCGCAAGGTCACTGAACGGTGCGATATCCGTTATCTCTCTTTTCGCATATACCGCCTCCGCGACGTTTCCGCTGACATGTGCCGTCAGCACCGGATAAACCCGGATCTGCGGCCAGCCGAAGGCGCCGGCGACGCCCTGAAAACCTGCACCTGAAATAAAACGGTTCATATCTGATACGTCCTGCCACAGGTAAAACGGCGCGTAGATATTTTCTGCGCTGCCGGTTTGCAGGCAGTTGCGGCGGGCATAGAGATAGGTTTTGAAAATAAGCCCTGCAAAACCGTCCGTCCGATATCCGTTATCCGCAATGCGCTTTTCAATAATGCCCATGTCGTAGTCCGCAGGCAGGGTAAAACTGTATTGCATGGCAATCATGACCGGGCTCCTTGCGCAATTCTGAACATTTCACCGTGACTGAACGACCAGTCTTCCGGCTGTGTAAAACTCACCACCACCATCACATCAGCCTGAGAAATTCCCAGTGTGAGGTGTAATTTTTCGGCCAGATGGTGGAACAGTTGCTGTTTCTGATAACCGTTACGCGGTTTGCCTGCGGTGATGTGAAACAGCAGAAAATCGTCTGAACGCCGGTCATTTTCACCGGCTAAATAGGTCGGGTTGATCACCCGCTGGTGGCGGCTGACCGGTTCGAATAACTGAAAACAATCATCTTTGGGCACGGAAAAGTGATCAACCAGCGCTTCCTGTAATATGGCTGAAATGGCATCCTGCCAGGCATCCGCGCGGTGGGCTGGTAAAGAAATTCGGCTAAAAGGCATCGGTTGTTCCTCCGGTTACGGGGCGCGGGTTACTGGTCATTGAGAGCGGCGAAGCGGCTCAGGGCGGATGCCGCTGCGGGCCAGCCGGCATAAAATGCCAGATGGGTGATCACTTCTGAAAGTTCGGCCTGTGAGACCCCGTTTTTTACCGCCAGGCTCAGATGAAAAGGCAGTTGTTCAACGCGATTGAGGGCAATCAGTGCGGCAACGGTGATCAGGCTGCGATCACGCGCAGACAATTCATTTCTTTTCCACAGATCGCCGAACAGCACCTGTTCCGTCAGTTCCGCAAATTTGGGCGTCAGACGCGCCATGGTATCCAGCGTCTGTGTTTGGGACGAGGTCGTGCTCATATCAGGCTCCTTTTTGTCGGTGTGAAAAGGAGCATAAGGCGTTATGATTATCCTGAATATCGAAAATAACAGCAGCATTAGTCCATAAAAACGGGATGATTAAGCATGGCGAAAAGACCGGTCACTTTTGATTCAGAAGCCTTGCGCAGTTTTGTTACCGGCATTGAGCTGGGGAGTTTTGTGCTGGCCGCCGACCGGCTGGGACGCTCCACATCTGCCGTCAGCGCGCAGCTGAAAAAGCTGGAGCAACAGGCGGGCACGGAGCTGGTACAGAAATCCGGACGGCACCTGATCCTGACCGGACGCGGCGAAGTGATGCTGAGTTATGCGCGGCGGATCCTCAGCCTGAATGATGAGGCCAGCGCTGTGCTGCTCGCCAGTACGCTGAGCGGCAGCCTGAACCTGGGCATGCAGGAGGATTTCGGCGAAACCCTGTTACCGGCCATTCTCGGCACATTCACCCGCGCACATCCGCAGGTGCAGGTTTCCGCCAGTATTACCCGTAATCAGCAATTGCTGGACGGGATCCGGCATAACGAGTTTGATCTGGCGGTGTGCTGGCAGGCTGATGAAACGCCACTTTTCCCGTCAAGCCGCTCGCTCGGACGGATACCGCTGCGCTGGATTGGCCCTGAAAGTTTCGACCTGAATCACTATCAGGAAACCGGCGAACCGGTGCCCCTGCTGGTGTTCGAAGCGCCATGCCTGATGCGGAATGCCGCAACGACGGCGCTGGATAACGCCGGTATTGCGTGGCGGATAGCCTTCACCAGCCGCAGCCTGAGCGGGATTTGGGCGGCGATGTCGGCGGGGCTGGGGGTGACTGTTCGTACGGATTTCGGTATGCCATCAACCGTACGGATTTTGCAGGAATTGCCCGCGCCGGGTGAGGTGGGGATCAGCCTTCATCAGAGCCTGACGCCCCCGGGCGAGGCGGCCGCCAGCCTGAGAGAGTCGATTGTCGGCTTCTTTACGCAGCAGCACTGAGCCGCTGTGACTATTTTTTAGCCGGTTGCTGACGATAATGTTCCAGACGTTCGCGAAAATAAGCGCGCAGATGTTCCGGCTGCTCCATCTCCACTTCATCTGCGTTGACCGGCAGATGGTTGCGCTCACGCACCACGACAGTCCCGGCCGCCAGCCCGGCGCTGACTTTATCCATTTCCTCTTTACTCAGCCCTGCGAGTGCTTTGTTCATGGTTTCTCCTTTTGATTGTTCTGTTAGGTTGTCGGGCAAAGCCTCTATTCTACTGCGGTTCCGGCCAGTGTCTTTAACATGCCGTCTGCGAAATACGTCTCCAGCAACGCCGGGTCGGTTTTCTGATGTTCCGATGAAAGAAATTTGGCAATAGCGTTGCGATCATCTTCTCCCCAAATAAAGATTTTATCGGGATGATAAAAAGCATGTTTTTTTATTGAGGCATTATTGGTGATCAGTTTCTTATTAAAAGCCATGGCTTCGAGAGCACGCAGCGTTAATCCGCATTGATCCGGCTTGTTGATCTCAAGAACGACAGAAGCGCGTTTCAGCTTTTCAATATTTTGCTGATAACTGATTTTCTGATTGATACAACAGTCCGGGTAATCCGGGGTTCCGTTGCAATCGCCCACCAGATAAAAGTCGGTCTGGCAGTGATTCTGGCGCAATACCGGTGTCAGGTCGTTAATGAGTTTTGCCCGATAATCATCAAACCCGCCGACATAAAAGCAAGAGCCGGATGACGGCGTATTTGCCGGTTCCGATTGCCACGCAGCCATGTTATGGCGGGTGAACGGCAAAAACTGGTCAACATAAGAAAGTCCGTATTTCCGGCAATCTTCGGGATCAAAACTGTAAATAACATCAAAAACAGCGGTGACCCGGTCGAGATAATTTTCGTCATGGGAAAGTAATTTCAGCCGACGTCTTTTAGACGTAAGCGCGGCCACTGAGTCGCGCAATACCAATATTTTTTTGCATTTGAGCAGGGAAAGTAAATCCAGCATCAGAAATGCGCTGTAGCCGTTACAAATGATGATGTCGCTTTCACGCACGTGGCGGAACTTAATAGCAATCTGAAATTTCCGGTGCCAGTGTTTGAGCCGCTTTCCCGGCAGCAAAGAGTGGACAGATTTAAAGTGTTTTTTGACGTGATAAATCGTATGCACATTAAATTCTTTTTTCAGTGCAGAGGTCATCATCCGTTCGTACTCTGAGTTCCATTCGATGAAATGTATTTTCGGTGGTTGCGAAAGATAGTTTTTCATTGTTTCTCCCTTTATGACCAAAGTTTAGCATTTTCAGTGCATAAAAGTGTTGATGCGGCCTGGAAAGCCATCCCATCTCACAACGGGTTTACAAAATCGCCAAAAACAGGCCATTATTTATCCTTCCCCTGACCGGAACGGAGCCTGAAAAATGACCCGAATGACAGCGAAAGATTTCCCGCCTGAACTCCTCGAATATTTTGATTTTTACGTGCACGGCAAAATGACCAAACGTGAGTTTCTTGATCTCTCGGCGAAGTTTGTGGCAGGCGGATTGTCGCTGGCTGCACTGACAACGCTGATGACGCCGAACTATGCCTACGCCGAACAGGTGCAATTCACTGATCCGGATATTGTGGCGGAATACATTCAGTATCCGTCGCCGCAGGGACACGGCAGCGTGAAAGGCTATCTGGTGCGTCCGGCCAAAGTGACCGGTAAAGTGCCTGGTGTGGTGGTGGTGCATGAAAATCGCGGGCTGAATCCGTATATCGAAGATGTCGCGCGGCGGGTGGCGAAAGCCGGATTTGTCGCGCTGGCGCCGGACGGGCTGAGTTCGGTCGGCGGTTATCCGGGCAATGATGAAAAAGGGCGCGAACTGCAAAAACACGTTGATCCGACCAAACTGATGAACGACTTTTTTGCGGCGGTAGAATTTCTGATGCACCACGAGACTGGCACCGGCAAAGTCGGCATCACCGGTTTCTGTTACGGCGGTGGCGTGGCGAATGCGGCGGCGGTGGCTTACCCTGAACTGGCGGCCGCCGTGCCGTTCTACGGGCGTCAGCCGAAAGCGGAAGATGTGCCGCGTATCAAAGCGCCGTTATTGCTGCATTATGCTGAACTGGATAAACCCATTACCGAAGGCTGGCCGGCGTATGAAGCGGCGCTGAAGGCCAATAACAAAGTTTATGAAGCGCATATTTATCCCGGCGTGAACCACGGTTTCCACAATGATTCGACGCCGCGTTATGACAAAGCGGCGGCGGATTTAGCGTGGGAAAGAACCATTGCCTGGTTTAAAAAGTACCTCGAACCGCAGACAGAAAGCGCATAAAAGAAAAGGGCGGGATCGCAAAATCCCGCCCTTTTTTTACGTTTCAGACGCCCGTTATGATTTCAGGATGCCATCGAAATCCGAGGCATCATGGCGCTCTTCCAGTTGTTCATCACCCCAGGTGCGGTTCACAATGCGTCCGCGTTTCACCGCCGGACGGCCCGCCACTTCAGCCGCCCAGCGCTGGAAGTGCTTATAAGATTCGATGTCGAGGAATTTAGCCGATTCATACAGACCGCCCTGCGCCAGGCTGCCATACCAGGTGAAAATGGCGATATCAGCAATCGTGTATTCTTCCCCGGCAATAAAACGGTGTTCAGCAAGCTGACGGTCTAATACGTCGAGCTGGCGTTTGGCTTCCATCGTAAAGCGGTTAATGGCGTATTCGATTTTGACCGGCGCGTAATGGTAGAAGTGACCGAAACCGCCGCCAAGATACGGCGCGGAACCTTGCAGCCAGAACAACCAGTTCAGGGTTTCAGTGCGACCGGCGAGATCTTTTGGCAGGAATTGGCCAAATTTTTCCGCCAGATACAGCAGGATGTTGCCGGATTCAAACACGCGGATTGGCGGTGTGGTTGAGTTATCCAGCAGCGCCGGAATTTTTGAGTTCGGGTTAACGTCAACAAAGCCGCTGGAGAACTGATCGCCTTCATTGATGCGGATAATAAACGCATCGTATTCCGCACCGCTGATGCCCAGCGCCAGTAACTCTTCCAGCAGGATCGTCACTTTCTGGCCGTTCGGCGTGCCAAGGGAATAGAGCTGAAGCGGGTGCTTACCCACCGGCAGCGTTTTTTCGTGCGTCGGGCCCGCTATCGGGCGGTTGATGTTCGAGAACTTGCTGACTTCATCTTTATTCCAGGTCCAGACTTCAGGGGGCTGATACTGTTCTGACATTGCATTCTCCGCATCTTTTTTTGAGGTTAAGACTCAAAAGTCTAGCAGGAGATAATCAATGGTGACGCTGAGAATGTGCCTTCGGGGCGCGGCTAACTGGCGGCAGGATACAACCCTTTGCGCTTCCATTTCACATCGGCCACTGACTGGCCGTTGTGAATTCTCCCCTGTAACAGCAAATTGAATTTCGCGCCGGTAGCGCGCATCAGGCGGCTTTGCAGAATATACACTGCCTCGGTGCCCAGCTCGCGGCACGGCAAATGCACGGCAGTGAAACTTTGTGCCGCTGATGTTTTCATGTCGTGCGCAAAATCGATACTCATCACCGAAATATCTTCCGGGACTTTAAATCCGTATTCGTTCAGGGCATCAATGGTGGCCTGTGCAATCTGATCGCCTCCGCATAAGATGGCTGATGGCATGGTTTCCCGTTTATGCCCCCGGAGATACTTCTCAATATTTTCTCTCGCCTGTTCCCCTCCGCTGCCATGATTGACCAGCAAATGCAGGGCTTCGTCGAATACCACATGGTGTTCAAGGCAGGCGCGTTTAAAGCCATCGAGGCGCTGCATCATGGTTTCACGACGCAGGTCGGTGAACAATAAAACGGGGCGGTGACCTCTGGTAAACAGATAGTTGGCGGCACTGTAACCGATGGAATAATGATCGGCAGAAACACAGTCCAGACGCATCTCGCTGTCCTTGGCGTTGATCATTACCACCGGTTTGTTAGATTCTGCTGCCAGCCGATACAGCATCACGTCATCAATACCGATAATGACAATGCCGTCGACATCCGGCTGATGAAGTGCCTGCATAAAAACAGCGATATCCGGTTCATTGACTGCCAGCGCGCATTTACGTATGTGAATATCAAAACGCGCAACTTCCGCCGTTATTTCCTGAATCACTTCATAATAATAACGATCTTCATGGGGAGAGAAGGCGGCGGGTGGCGCACAGAGCAACAGGCAATTCATTAACAAACGGCTGGCCGGAATGTCACGCAAAATACCCATTGTTCTGGCATGGGCAAATACTTTCTCTTTTGCCTGGAGACTGACATTGGCTTTCCCTGCCAGCACACGGGAAACGGTACTCGGAGAAAGCCCGGTTAACTCCGCTATTTGCCTGATTTTTAATTTTCCCGTCATTTTGTGATCAATGCCTCAAATGGAGATGGACTTATTGCCATGGTTAACTGGTTGTAATTCATGGGCTATTCAGCATGATAGCAAATTCCGTAAACGGCACTGCAATTCCTGTCACAAATAACAGTTGTTGGAAAAAAAAACCATTATTACTCTCCAGAATATAAACCTCAGAAACAAAAAATAAGGTATTTATCTGTGCTGAATCTATAAAGAATTCAACACGGTGACGCCCTTTATGCGGCTTAAATCCGCCAGCTGTTCGGTTAAATATAAGGAGTAAGAGAATGCTGAAAATAGCCATTATTGGTACGGGTAATATTTCACATAACCATATTCAGGGATATTTAGAGTTTGCTGATCGTTGCCAGATTGTTGCGCTGGTAGATATTTATCCTGAAAAAGCGGAAGAGAAAAAACGGCATTATGGCCTGACGAACGCCAGGGTCTATGCCAGCCATGAGGAAATCCTTAATGATGCAGATATCGACATTTTTGACGTCTGCACGCCGCCGTATGTCCACGCCGAAATCTCGATTAATGCGCTGAACGCAGGCAAACACGTGTTGTGTGAAAAGCCGATGGCGGCGTCGTTACAGGAATGCGACGCGATGATCAGCGCGGCGCAGGCGAGCGGGAAAACGCTGTCAATCATCGCGCAAAACCGTTTTACCGACGCGTTCTGGCGGCTGAAAAAAGTGCTCGATTCCGGTGAGACCGGCAAAGTGTGTCATGCACAGGTGGATTCTTTCTGGTGGCGCGGTCATTCCTATTACGATTTGTGGTGGCGCGGCACCTGGGAAAAAGAAGCGGGCGGTTGCACGCTCAATCACGCCGTTCACCATATTGACGCGATTCAGTGGATGCTCGGTTTTCCTTCTGAAGTGGTCTCGATGATTACCAACGCTGCGCATGATAATGCCGAAGTGGAAGATCTCTCGGCGGCCATTTTCAAATATGACTCCGGCGCACTGACCCAACTGACGGCTTCCGTGGTGCATCACGGCGAAGATCAGAAGATTGTTATTCAGGGCGAGAAAGCGCGAATTTCAGCCCCGTGGGACAAATACGCCAGCATTTCTGCGCCGAACGGTTTCCCGATTGATGCGCGTGACACGGATCGTGAAAACCAGCTTGAAGACATTTACCAGTCGATTCCCAAACTCACTTATACCCTGCACACCGGCCAGATCGACAATTTCCTGACCGCACTGGAAACCGGTACCGCGCCGCTGATTGACGGCATTCAGGGCAAGCGTTCACTGGAACTGATTGCCGCGATTTATAAATCCGCCATTACCCGCAGCATTGTGTCACTGCCGTTGTCGCCGGAAGATCCGTTTTATCAGACCGGCGGGCTGGTTTCGCTGGCACCGCACTTTTACGAAAAATCAGCATCGGTGGAAAACTTCGCCAATGAAGATGCGATCCCTCTCGGCAAAAATATGGATAAAGGAGCCTGAACATGAGCAATAAAGACGGTATGAATTATGCGCCGGTAGGGAAACCGCAACCTGTGGTAAAGCCCGGTGAATTCGTGTTTGCTGCTGCGGCCCTGGATCACGGGCATATCTACGGTATGTGTAACGGGTTGATCGAGGCGGGCGCCAGCCTGAAATGGGTTTACGATCCGGATCCGGTAAAAGTGGAGAAGTTTGTCGCCCAGTATCCGCAGGTTAAGGTCGCGGAGTCATTGCAGATACTCCTTGATGACCGTGAAGTGCAGATGATCGCGGGGGCGGGCATTCCGTCCGAACGCTGCGCGCTGGGGCTGAAAGTCATGGCAGCCGGGAAAGACTATTTCAGCGACAAAGCGCCGCTGACCACGCTGGAACAACTGGCGCAAGCGAAGGCCAAAGTGGCCGAGACCGGGCGCAAATATGCCGTGTATTACAGCGAACGCCTGCACGTAGAAAGTGCAGTCTTCGCGGGCCAGCTGGTGCATGAAGGGGCGATCGGACGCGTGATCCAGACGCTGGGTACCGGCCCGCATCGCGAGGGCGAAGGGCGTCCCGACTGGTTCTACGAGAGAGAGCGTTTTGGCGGCATCCTGTGTGATATCGGCAGCCATCAGATTGAACAATTTCTGTTTTATACCGGCAACAGTGACGCGCAGGTTGTGGCGGCTCAGGCTCTTAATTTCAATCACCCGCAGTATCCGCGTTTCGAAGACTTTGGCGACACGATGCTGAAAGGCGATAACGGCGCACGGGGTTATTTCCGCTGCGACTGGTTCACACCAGAAGGGCTGAGCACCTGGGGCGACGGCCGTCTGACGCTGCTCGGCACCGAAGGTTATATCGAGATCCGCAAATATGTTGATCTCACGCTCGGCGAGCAGGACGTGGTGTATCTGGTGAATCAACAAGGCGAGTTCCGTTACCCGGTTTCCGGCAACGTCGGCTTCCCGTTCTTTGGTCAGTTGATCCTCGATTGCCTGAACCGCACCGAGCACGCCATGACCCAGGAGCATGCGTTTAAAGCTGCCGAGCTGTGCATCCGGGCACAGATGCTGGCAAACGGAACCCACTAAACGGGAGCAGATGATGAAAACTCTCCAGGCTGCGGTGATCGGTTGCGGGTCTATCCATACCTGCCATGTGGCAGCGATCCGGCACGAACCGGATTGCCAGTTAAGGGCGATTGCGGAGTGCGATATTGGCAAAGGCCGGGCGCTGGCGCAGGAATATGGTTGTGATTTTTACACGGATTATCACGAAATGTTGTGCGATCCGCAGATTGACGTGGTGCATATCTGCCTGCCGCATCATCTGCACAAGGAGGCTATTCTCGCCGCGCTGGCGGCGGGAAAGCATGTTTTTACCGAGAAACCGGTGGCGCTGAATATCGGAGAAGTCAGCGCCATTAAACTCGCGGCGTCACAGGCTGCGGGGCTGACAGGCGTGTGTTACCAGAACCGTCTGAATCCTTCCAGTCAGAAAATTAAAACGCTGCTGGAAAGCGGGCAACTGGGCAACATGCTGAGCATCAAAGCTATTCTGACCTGGTCGCGCAGTGGTGCTTATTACAGCGAAAGCCTGTGGCGCGGGCGTTTTGCCACTGAAGGCGGCAGCCTGCTGATCAATCAGGCGATACATACGCTGGATTTAATGCAGTGGTTTGGCGGCGGTGTTCTCGCGCTGAAAGGCGTGGTGGAAAGAACCTTTCTCAGTGAACTGACTGAAAATGAAGACACAGCGATGGTCAGCCTGAAAATGGGCAACGGTGCGCATGGATTGTTTTACGCAACGAACTGCCACAGCACCGATTCACCGTTGCTGCTGGAAATTCATTGTGAAAAAGGACTGTTGCAGTTGTATCACAACGTGTTGTGGCTGATTGAAGGAGAAAATAAAACGCTGCTGATAAGTGATGACAGCCCGTCAGGAACAGCCAAAAGCTACTGGGGCGACAGTCATCGTCAGGCAGTCTCGAATTTCTATCATTCTGTACGTCATCCTGAAGAACAAAATTATATCTCTGTTTCACAAGCCGCAGTTTCCCTGAATATTGTCGGTGCGATTTACCGCTCCTCACAATCAGGGAAATGGATCACGCTGGCTGATTAAATCTCTATTAATAATAACCCTACATTCACAGGATAATAATAATGAAACCTACTGAACGCAGAGTAGGTTACGGCACGGCTATAGGCTATGGCGTAACTGATTTATTTGGCGGTGGTGCATTCGCCGTTATCGGTACCTGGCTTTTATTCTTCTATACCATGTATTGCGGATTAACCGTTTTAGAAGCGGGATCTATTTTTGCTATTGCCCGTGTCATTGATGCCGTATTAAGTCCGATCATGGGTTATATCACCGATCACTTCGGAAATACCTGGCTCGGAAAACGGTTTGGTCGCCGCCGGTTTTTCCTGCTGATCAGTTCGCCACTGATGTTCCTGTATGCGCTGGTCTGGGTAAAGGACATGGGCTACTGGTATTATCTTGGCACATATCTGTCGATTGAATTACTTTCAGCGATGGTGCTGGTGCCGTGGGAAACGCTGGCCGCCGAGATGACCAACCGCTTCGGCGAACGTACCCGTCTCGCCGGTGTGCGTATGATTTGCTCGCAGCTCGGCGGTTTCCTGGCTGTGTCTGTGCCGGGCGTCATCATGATGTTTACCGGTAAAGATAATCCGATGACGTATACCTATACCGGCATATTCTTCGCCACGGTATTTTGTATCGCGGTATTCACCACATGGCTGTGTACCTGGGAAGCCAAAGACGTGCGGGATCCGAATGAGCCGGAACCGGAAATGGAAACAGGCGGCAGTCTCTGGCATCATCTGAAGAGTCTGGTTTTAGATTTTATCTCATCCTTTAATATCCGCATGTTCCGCCAGCATATTATTATTTATATTGCTTCCTTTACCGCCATGGACGTATTCGGTGCCGTCTTTACCTACTATGTGGTTTATGGTCTGAATCAGGATGTGGGATCGGTTTCCGGATATTTAAGTGTGGCGGCCTTTGTTTCTGTGCCATCGACGATTGTTTATATGATGGTGATGGAACGACTGAATCTTTCGCCTTCTGCCGCGCTGCGAATCGCCTATGGTTGTATATTCTTTGTGCTGGCTGCTCTGTTTTATATTTATATCACCAACGCAACGGTGCCGTTAATTCTCTTTACTTCCATCTTCGTTATTTTAGGCTTTGGACGTTCAGGGCTTTATTATATTCCGTGGAATATTTACAGCTTTATCCCGGACGTCGATGAAATAGTCACCAAAAAACGTCGTGAAGGAATTTTTGCCGGTGTGATGGTGTTTACCCGTAAAAGTACCGTTGCGATTGCCATCATGGTGATTGGCCTGGTGCTGGAAGAAAGTGGATTTGTGAAAGGGCAGGGTGCTCAGCCGCTCAGCGCGTTACACGCGATCATTGGCCTGATGATCTTCGCCACCGGTACGTTGCTGGCGATCAGCTTCTACATGACCTTCAAATTCAAGCTGACGCGGGACACACATAAAATCCTGATCAAGGAAACCGCCCGTCTGAAACTGGGTGGCGCGCAGGAAGACTGCGATGAGGTGTCACGTAAGGTGATTAAAGATCTGACCGGTTACGAATACAACGAAGTCTGGGGCGGGAGCGCGACACGTAAAACCGCGAGGGAAAAGTTAGCGATTGAGTAACCCGTAACCTGCGGGCCGCAACCGGCCCGCAGGTATTTTCTGTCAGTGATCCTGCGCGGGCAGGGTCTGGTTTCCGTCACCCAGCGCGAGCTGCATAAACACGGTGTCCAGCCAGCGGCCATGCTTAAATCCAACGCTATGCAGGGTGCCTTTCATCTGAAAACCGGCGGCGAGATGTAAGCCAATTGA
Protein-coding sequences here:
- a CDS encoding Gfo/Idh/MocA family protein; translation: MKTLQAAVIGCGSIHTCHVAAIRHEPDCQLRAIAECDIGKGRALAQEYGCDFYTDYHEMLCDPQIDVVHICLPHHLHKEAILAALAAGKHVFTEKPVALNIGEVSAIKLAASQAAGLTGVCYQNRLNPSSQKIKTLLESGQLGNMLSIKAILTWSRSGAYYSESLWRGRFATEGGSLLINQAIHTLDLMQWFGGGVLALKGVVERTFLSELTENEDTAMVSLKMGNGAHGLFYATNCHSTDSPLLLEIHCEKGLLQLYHNVLWLIEGENKTLLISDDSPSGTAKSYWGDSHRQAVSNFYHSVRHPEEQNYISVSQAAVSLNIVGAIYRSSQSGKWITLAD
- a CDS encoding MFS transporter codes for the protein MKPTERRVGYGTAIGYGVTDLFGGGAFAVIGTWLLFFYTMYCGLTVLEAGSIFAIARVIDAVLSPIMGYITDHFGNTWLGKRFGRRRFFLLISSPLMFLYALVWVKDMGYWYYLGTYLSIELLSAMVLVPWETLAAEMTNRFGERTRLAGVRMICSQLGGFLAVSVPGVIMMFTGKDNPMTYTYTGIFFATVFCIAVFTTWLCTWEAKDVRDPNEPEPEMETGGSLWHHLKSLVLDFISSFNIRMFRQHIIIYIASFTAMDVFGAVFTYYVVYGLNQDVGSVSGYLSVAAFVSVPSTIVYMMVMERLNLSPSAALRIAYGCIFFVLAALFYIYITNATVPLILFTSIFVILGFGRSGLYYIPWNIYSFIPDVDEIVTKKRREGIFAGVMVFTRKSTVAIAIMVIGLVLEESGFVKGQGAQPLSALHAIIGLMIFATGTLLAISFYMTFKFKLTRDTHKILIKETARLKLGGAQEDCDEVSRKVIKDLTGYEYNEVWGGSATRKTAREKLAIE